Below is a window of Thermodesulfovibrionales bacterium DNA.
TAATTACTGCATAGACTATCCTTTCTATGCTTGCTGTGTTGTTAAAGCAACTCATTGGCCTCGTCCTTCTTCTTACTTCTCTGAATGCTCTCTCTATTACATTCGTTGTCCTTAGCTTCACCCACAGTTCCTT
It encodes the following:
- a CDS encoding transposase is translated as KELWVKLRTTNVIERAFREVRRRTRPMSCFNNTASIERIVYAVISRLNEHWRIKPLNEFTQKY